One region of Dokdonia sp. 4H-3-7-5 genomic DNA includes:
- a CDS encoding glycosyltransferase family 2 protein, which yields MKSLKPSVSVILSTYNAVDWLEKTLWGYQFQTTFDFEIVIADDGSGPQTKELLEEFSKDFPVPIIHVWQEDEGFQKSRILNKAIVACNSDYILMSDGDCIPKNNFVEEHLKHRRKGYFLSGGYFKLPLDISNSINLPDIQNQNCFDVNWLKERGLKSSFKNKKLTAGKFTSRALNFLTPTNASWNGHNASGWKEDIVRVNGFDERMQYGGQDRELGERLMNSGIKSIQIRYTAICVHLDHARGYKTQETLDKNAAIRKNTRDNKVTYAIHGINKNHDVTI from the coding sequence ATGAAATCACTTAAGCCATCAGTTTCCGTCATATTAAGCACGTATAATGCTGTTGATTGGTTAGAAAAAACACTTTGGGGATATCAATTTCAAACCACCTTTGATTTTGAAATTGTTATAGCAGATGATGGATCTGGACCACAGACAAAAGAGCTTTTAGAAGAATTTTCAAAAGATTTTCCAGTTCCTATTATACATGTATGGCAGGAAGATGAGGGTTTTCAAAAATCCCGTATTCTCAATAAAGCAATAGTTGCCTGTAACTCGGATTACATATTAATGAGTGATGGTGATTGTATACCAAAAAATAACTTTGTTGAAGAGCATTTAAAACATAGAAGGAAAGGTTATTTTCTTTCGGGAGGTTATTTCAAACTTCCTTTAGATATATCAAATTCAATAAATTTACCAGATATCCAGAATCAAAATTGTTTTGATGTAAACTGGTTAAAAGAACGTGGTTTAAAATCTTCATTTAAAAACAAAAAACTCACGGCTGGCAAATTTACTTCAAGAGCCCTAAATTTTCTTACTCCTACAAATGCTAGTTGGAATGGTCACAACGCTAGCGGTTGGAAAGAAGATATTGTGAGGGTAAATGGTTTTGATGAGCGCATGCAGTACGGAGGACAAGATAGAGAACTTGGTGAGCGCTTGATGAATTCTGGCATAAAATCCATTCAGATACGTTATACTGCAATTTGTGTTCATTTAGATCACGCAAGGGGATACAAGACACAAGAAACTCTTGACAAAAATGCCGCTATTAGAAAAAATACTCGTGACAATAAAGTGACTTACGCAATTCATGGTATCAATAAAAATCATGATGTTACTATTTAG
- a CDS encoding 4a-hydroxytetrahydrobiopterin dehydratase, producing MKLTDDQINNRLEDFPDWEYDDNAIHTTIEFENFREVFATMTRIAFECEKMDHHPTWTNTYNELEISLNTHDADGVTEKDFDLAAAIDDILGA from the coding sequence ATGAAACTTACAGACGATCAAATCAACAATAGACTAGAAGATTTTCCAGACTGGGAGTATGACGATAACGCGATACACACCACGATTGAGTTTGAAAACTTCCGCGAGGTGTTTGCAACCATGACGCGTATTGCCTTTGAGTGTGAGAAAATGGATCACCACCCTACCTGGACAAACACGTATAATGAGCTAGAAATCTCTCTTAACACACACGATGCAGATGGTGTGACAGAAAAGGATTTTGACCTTGCAGCGGCTATAGATGATATTTTAGGCGCATAA
- a CDS encoding Stealth CR1 domain-containing protein, with amino-acid sequence MTTEQTNDMIIDAVITWVNGDDLTWQHKINTYLDTKIDFSKKAESTRYNAIGEVQIAIASIIKFAPFIKNIYVVTDNQVPQDFDVLSTKAQEQGVNLKIIDHTVIFKNYEEALPSFNSISIEIMLYRIPNLSEHFVVFNDDFFLMRATAPEDFFINGMPVLRGSWEKFNEDRTLRVYYQKLLKLIGKEPDPNRPSFKRLQQQSAMLAGTKKYVRRYHTPMSVRKSTLVDYFNAHEDLLKNNISFRFRDKSQFLLSSLSEHLEIKKGTFHYSKDTRLTYFRSYKKPSSVKKKLAQFIEDPSKIFITFQSLERADPALLTHIKNWISSRLDQDLR; translated from the coding sequence ATGACAACGGAGCAAACTAATGACATGATTATAGATGCGGTTATCACATGGGTAAATGGTGATGACTTAACATGGCAACATAAAATCAATACGTATCTAGATACTAAAATTGATTTCTCTAAAAAAGCAGAAAGTACTCGCTACAATGCAATAGGCGAAGTGCAGATTGCAATAGCATCGATTATCAAGTTTGCTCCGTTTATTAAAAACATATATGTCGTTACCGACAACCAGGTACCACAAGATTTTGATGTCTTATCTACAAAGGCTCAAGAACAAGGTGTCAACCTAAAAATTATAGATCACACGGTGATTTTTAAAAATTATGAAGAGGCTTTACCTAGTTTCAACTCTATTTCTATAGAGATAATGCTCTATAGAATCCCAAATCTATCTGAGCATTTTGTGGTTTTTAATGATGACTTCTTCTTAATGAGAGCTACGGCCCCAGAAGATTTCTTTATCAATGGCATGCCCGTATTGCGTGGCTCATGGGAAAAGTTTAATGAAGATAGAACACTTAGAGTATACTATCAAAAGCTGCTCAAGCTTATAGGAAAGGAACCTGACCCAAATAGACCAAGCTTTAAAAGGCTACAGCAGCAAAGCGCTATGCTAGCTGGCACAAAGAAGTATGTCAGAAGATATCACACCCCTATGAGTGTAAGAAAATCTACCCTAGTAGATTATTTTAACGCACATGAGGACTTGCTCAAAAATAATATTTCATTTAGATTCCGCGATAAGAGTCAGTTTTTATTGTCCTCTTTATCTGAGCATCTCGAAATTAAAAAAGGAACCTTTCACTACTCAAAAGACACGCGACTAACTTATTTCAGATCTTACAAGAAACCTTCAAGTGTAAAAAAGAAGTTGGCTCAATTTATAGAAGATCCATCTAAAATATTTATCACCTTCCAGAGCTTAGAAAGAGCAGATCCTGCTTTACTTACACATATTAAAAACTGGATATCTAGTAGACTAGATCAAGATCTCCGCTAG
- the rpsA gene encoding 30S ribosomal protein S1, which translates to MAEETKNPEVQEEAAVVAPKVELSPAQENPEQFLKDFNWEKYEEGIDTVDDKQLEEFEALVASNFVDTLDDDVVEGTVITLTDRDAIIDINAKSEGVISLNEFRYNPDLKVGDKVEVLIDVREDATGQLILSHRKARVIKAWDRVNAAHDEGTIVNGFVKARTKGGMIVDVFGIEAFLPGSQIDVKPIRDYDQYVNKTMEFKVVKINHEFKNVVVSHKALIEADIEEQKKEIIGQLEKGQVLEGVVKNITSYGVFVDLGGVDGLVHITDLSWSRINHPNEIVELDQKLNVVILDFDEDKTRIQLGLKQLSKHPWEALGEELKVGDNVKGKVVVIADYGAFIEVEEGVEGLIHVSEMSWSTHLRSAQDFVKVGDVVDAQILTLDREDRKMSLGIKQLTQDPWTDITSKYPVGSRHEGIVRNFTNFGVFLELEEGIDGLIYISDLSWTKKVKHPSEFCEVGDKLEVVVLELDVDGRKLSLGHKQIEANPWDKYEDEFKMGTTHKAAITEIVDKGATIDFNEDITAFVPTRHLEKEDGTKLGKGEEAEFQIIEFNKDFKRVVASHMVIHKEEEAKIVKQQAKKAKTQADESKPTLGDANDALAALKKKMEGGE; encoded by the coding sequence ATGGCTGAAGAAACAAAAAATCCTGAAGTTCAGGAAGAAGCTGCAGTAGTAGCACCAAAAGTTGAGCTATCTCCAGCTCAAGAGAACCCAGAACAATTTCTTAAAGACTTTAACTGGGAGAAGTACGAAGAAGGAATCGATACAGTAGATGACAAGCAACTTGAAGAATTTGAAGCGCTTGTAGCAAGTAACTTTGTAGATACACTTGATGACGATGTTGTAGAAGGAACAGTAATTACACTTACTGATCGTGATGCAATCATTGACATTAACGCTAAGTCTGAAGGGGTAATCTCTCTTAATGAATTCCGTTACAATCCAGACCTTAAAGTAGGTGATAAAGTAGAAGTACTTATCGATGTACGTGAGGATGCAACTGGGCAATTGATATTATCACACCGTAAGGCGCGTGTTATCAAGGCTTGGGATCGCGTTAACGCTGCACACGATGAGGGAACTATCGTAAACGGATTTGTAAAAGCACGTACTAAAGGAGGTATGATCGTAGATGTATTCGGTATCGAAGCATTCTTACCAGGTTCACAAATTGATGTGAAGCCTATACGTGATTACGATCAGTATGTAAACAAAACGATGGAATTCAAGGTTGTAAAAATCAACCACGAGTTTAAAAACGTTGTAGTATCTCACAAAGCGCTTATCGAAGCAGATATCGAAGAGCAGAAGAAGGAGATCATCGGGCAGCTTGAAAAAGGACAAGTACTTGAAGGTGTTGTTAAAAACATCACTTCATACGGTGTATTTGTTGATCTTGGAGGTGTTGATGGACTGGTACACATTACAGACCTTTCTTGGTCACGTATCAACCACCCGAATGAAATCGTTGAGCTTGATCAGAAACTGAATGTTGTAATCCTTGACTTTGATGAGGATAAAACACGTATCCAGTTAGGTCTTAAGCAACTTTCTAAGCACCCATGGGAGGCCTTAGGAGAAGAGCTTAAAGTAGGTGATAATGTAAAAGGTAAAGTAGTTGTAATCGCAGATTACGGTGCATTTATCGAAGTAGAAGAAGGAGTAGAAGGTCTTATCCACGTATCAGAAATGTCATGGTCTACGCACTTACGTAGCGCTCAAGACTTCGTAAAAGTAGGAGACGTAGTAGATGCTCAAATCCTTACTTTAGATCGTGAAGATCGTAAGATGAGTCTTGGTATCAAGCAATTAACGCAAGATCCATGGACAGATATTACTTCAAAATACCCTGTAGGTTCACGTCACGAAGGTATCGTACGTAACTTTACAAACTTCGGTGTGTTCTTAGAACTAGAAGAAGGTATTGATGGATTAATTTACATCTCAGATCTTTCTTGGACTAAGAAAGTGAAGCATCCATCAGAATTCTGTGAGGTAGGAGATAAACTAGAAGTAGTGGTTCTTGAGCTTGACGTAGATGGACGTAAATTATCTTTAGGTCACAAACAAATCGAAGCAAATCCTTGGGATAAGTACGAGGATGAGTTCAAAATGGGTACTACTCACAAAGCTGCAATCACAGAGATTGTAGACAAAGGAGCTACTATCGATTTTAACGAGGATATTACTGCATTTGTTCCTACTCGTCACCTTGAAAAAGAAGACGGAACTAAATTAGGAAAAGGAGAAGAAGCAGAATTCCAAATTATTGAATTCAACAAAGACTTCAAGCGTGTAGTTGCTTCACATATGGTTATCCATAAAGAAGAAGAAGCTAAGATCGTTAAGCAACAAGCTAAGAAAGCTAAAACTCAAGCAGATGAGTCTAAGCCTACTTTAGGTGATGCAAACGATGCTCTTGCAGCTCTTAAAAAGAAAATGGAAGGAGGAGAGTAA
- the mazG gene encoding nucleoside triphosphate pyrophosphohydrolase, translating into MNTRETQLKAFDRLLTIMDELRVGCPWDKKQTMESLRHLTIEETYELGDAILDNDLEEVKKELGDLLLHIVFYAKIGSETKDFDIADVANSISDKLVSRHPHIYGGIDVADAKEVERNWEKLKLKEGKKSVLEGVPKGLPALVKASRIQDKVAGVGFDWEEPQQVFEKVQEELEELQHEVNENNQEKIEAEFGDVLFSMINYARFLKVDPESALERTNKKFIKRFQYLEGKAKELGKDLSDMTLAEMDAFWEEAKKL; encoded by the coding sequence ATGAATACAAGAGAGACGCAATTAAAAGCCTTTGATAGATTACTAACCATAATGGACGAACTACGCGTAGGTTGTCCTTGGGATAAAAAGCAAACCATGGAAAGCTTGCGTCACCTCACCATTGAGGAAACCTATGAGCTAGGCGATGCTATTCTTGATAATGATCTAGAAGAGGTGAAAAAGGAGCTTGGTGATCTCTTATTACACATTGTATTCTATGCCAAGATAGGAAGCGAGACTAAGGATTTTGATATCGCAGATGTTGCAAATAGTATTTCTGATAAACTTGTTTCTCGCCACCCTCATATTTATGGAGGTATTGATGTGGCAGATGCTAAGGAAGTAGAGCGCAACTGGGAAAAACTTAAGCTTAAAGAAGGTAAGAAGTCTGTACTAGAAGGAGTTCCAAAGGGATTGCCAGCACTTGTAAAAGCCAGCCGAATTCAAGATAAAGTAGCAGGTGTAGGATTTGACTGGGAAGAGCCTCAACAAGTATTTGAAAAAGTACAAGAAGAACTTGAGGAGCTACAGCACGAAGTCAACGAAAACAATCAAGAAAAGATTGAAGCCGAGTTTGGTGATGTGCTGTTCTCAATGATTAACTACGCACGGTTCTTAAAAGTAGATCCAGAAAGCGCACTAGAACGCACTAATAAGAAATTTATAAAACGTTTTCAATACTTAGAAGGTAAAGCAAAAGAGCTGGGCAAAGACCTTTCAGACATGACATTGGCAGAAATGGATGCTTTTTGGGAAGAGGCTAAGAAGTTGTAA
- the def gene encoding peptide deformylase: protein MIIPIVAYGDPVLKKKAKDITPEYPKFSELIENMYDTMYEAHGVGLAAPQIGLPIRVFLVDTTPFAEDESYTPEEQEQLANFKKTFVNAEILEEEGEEWAFSEGCLSIPGINEDVFRKPKVTIRYRDENFKEYTETYDGLIARVIQHEYDHIEGVLFTDKLSSLKKRLIKGKLVNISKGKCNAEYRMRFPAASKKR from the coding sequence ATGATTATACCAATTGTGGCGTACGGAGATCCCGTACTTAAGAAAAAAGCAAAAGATATTACTCCGGAGTATCCTAAATTTAGCGAGCTCATAGAGAATATGTATGATACGATGTATGAAGCTCACGGTGTAGGGCTTGCAGCACCTCAAATAGGTTTACCTATACGTGTGTTTCTAGTTGATACAACACCGTTTGCAGAAGATGAAAGTTATACTCCAGAAGAGCAGGAACAGCTTGCAAACTTCAAGAAAACCTTTGTAAATGCAGAGATTCTTGAAGAAGAAGGAGAGGAGTGGGCATTTTCTGAAGGCTGCTTGAGCATACCTGGTATTAATGAAGATGTTTTTAGAAAACCTAAGGTAACTATTAGGTATCGAGATGAGAACTTTAAAGAGTACACAGAGACTTATGATGGACTTATTGCTCGAGTAATCCAGCATGAGTATGATCATATAGAAGGGGTCCTTTTTACAGATAAACTCTCAAGTCTTAAAAAGCGCTTAATAAAAGGAAAGCTTGTAAATATCTCAAAAGGTAAGTGTAATGCAGAGTATCGCATGCGTTTTCCAGCAGCGTCAAAAAAGCGCTAG
- the ruvX gene encoding Holliday junction resolvase RuvX, giving the protein MARIIAIDYGTKRTGIAVTDELQMIASGLTTVETKDIFTFLKKYLSEEKVEAMVIGEPKRMNNEASDVEVDIVRFRESVEKKHPELTIIRQDERFTSKMAFQTMLDSGIGKKKRQNKALVDQISATIILQDYLYNK; this is encoded by the coding sequence ATGGCACGCATCATTGCAATAGATTACGGAACAAAGCGCACTGGTATAGCAGTGACAGACGAGTTGCAGATGATCGCTTCAGGTCTTACAACGGTTGAAACAAAAGATATTTTCACCTTTTTAAAGAAATATCTTTCAGAAGAGAAGGTAGAGGCTATGGTGATAGGTGAGCCTAAGCGCATGAATAATGAGGCGAGTGATGTGGAGGTAGATATTGTACGCTTTCGCGAAAGCGTAGAAAAAAAACATCCAGAGTTAACCATCATTAGACAAGATGAGAGGTTTACTTCAAAGATGGCATTCCAGACCATGTTAGACAGTGGTATCGGTAAAAAGAAAAGACAAAATAAAGCACTTGTAGATCAAATAAGTGCAACGATTATCCTTCAGGATTACCTGTATAATAAGTAG
- a CDS encoding DUF5606 domain-containing protein, which yields MSLDKVIAIAGKPGIYELKQQTRSGFVAESLVDGKRITVGIRHNVSVLSEIAIYTLSEEKPLREVLQAIKDKENGAPTINHKVSKDELEEFFFNVIPDYDEDRVYASDIKKVVQWYNILQAKDMLNFDAPAAPAAASGEEE from the coding sequence ATGAGTTTAGATAAAGTAATTGCAATCGCTGGAAAGCCTGGAATATATGAGTTAAAGCAACAAACACGCAGTGGTTTTGTGGCAGAATCTCTAGTAGATGGTAAGAGAATTACCGTAGGTATCCGTCATAACGTAAGTGTACTTTCTGAAATTGCTATCTACACCTTAAGTGAGGAGAAGCCACTTAGAGAGGTGTTACAAGCCATAAAAGACAAGGAAAATGGAGCGCCTACTATTAATCATAAGGTCTCAAAAGATGAACTTGAAGAGTTTTTCTTCAATGTGATTCCAGATTATGACGAGGATCGTGTATATGCTAGTGACATTAAGAAAGTAGTACAGTGGTACAACATTTTACAAGCAAAAGATATGCTTAACTTTGACGCGCCAGCAGCTCCCGCAGCAGCAAGCGGAGAAGAGGAATAG
- a CDS encoding cellulase family glycosylhydrolase, producing the protein MQTFGLVDPGLMNEWKVEIVREFVGNLREQPIDSDPIQASDNKWYHSLQTIVNQNRDNNKITIICPFGWVDNEGHQILFTGLNPSSQYFYADYKTKMKEIAEHFKDQPDVWIEVWNEPYHWNNENNYTHNLWLSDMTDMVENLRQVPGFRNIVIVPGNEQGQSEEAILAKGNTLIEDKFNVLFDLHAYEKWLVNTTESQIISRLNNLKENDIPFFIGEIGVKNVGDIMPIQNFLNAVNSEQVSTLAWLWNQNSNYSNALLTNDGLPNSNFNNNYWGLTYKEFLDD; encoded by the coding sequence ATGCAAACCTTTGGTTTAGTAGACCCTGGTTTGATGAATGAATGGAAGGTAGAAATTGTAAGAGAGTTTGTTGGAAATCTTCGTGAACAACCTATTGATAGCGACCCTATTCAGGCTAGTGATAACAAGTGGTACCACTCTCTTCAGACTATTGTTAATCAAAATCGAGACAACAATAAAATTACAATAATTTGTCCTTTCGGCTGGGTTGATAATGAAGGACACCAAATACTCTTTACTGGTCTAAATCCCTCTTCGCAATACTTTTATGCTGATTATAAAACAAAAATGAAAGAAATAGCCGAGCATTTTAAAGACCAACCAGATGTCTGGATTGAAGTTTGGAATGAACCGTATCATTGGAATAATGAAAATAATTATACTCATAATTTGTGGCTGTCAGATATGACAGACATGGTAGAAAATTTGAGGCAAGTGCCCGGTTTTCGTAATATAGTAATCGTTCCTGGAAATGAACAAGGTCAATCTGAAGAAGCTATTCTTGCAAAAGGAAATACTCTTATAGAGGATAAGTTTAATGTATTATTTGATCTACATGCTTATGAGAAGTGGCTGGTTAATACTACTGAGTCTCAAATTATTTCTAGACTCAATAATTTAAAAGAAAATGATATCCCTTTCTTTATAGGCGAGATTGGGGTCAAAAATGTGGGTGATATCATGCCTATTCAAAATTTCCTAAATGCCGTTAATTCTGAACAAGTAAGCACATTAGCATGGTTATGGAATCAAAATAGTAATTATAGTAATGCTTTATTAACTAATGACGGATTACCGAACTCAAATTTTAATAATAATTATTGGGGATTGACGTACAAGGAATTTCTTGATGATTAA
- a CDS encoding YebC/PmpR family DNA-binding transcriptional regulator: MGRAFEFRKARKMKRWSAMSKAFTRIGKDIVMAVKEGGPDPDSNSRLRAVIQNAKAVNMPKDNVERAIKRASDKSQGDYKEVIFEGYAQHGIAILVETATDNNTRTVANVRAAFNKCDGNLGTSGSVVFMFDHTCTFRVNAEGQDVEEIELEFIDFGAEEVFEDEDGIHIYAPFESYGAIQSALEEKGIEILESGFDRIPQVTKQLTPEEEADVNKLIDKLDEDDDVQNVFSTMQANAEEEE; this comes from the coding sequence ATGGGAAGAGCATTTGAGTTTAGAAAAGCACGTAAAATGAAGCGCTGGAGCGCAATGTCTAAGGCATTTACACGCATAGGTAAGGATATTGTAATGGCCGTTAAAGAAGGTGGTCCAGATCCAGACTCAAACTCGAGACTACGTGCGGTAATACAGAATGCTAAGGCGGTAAATATGCCTAAGGATAACGTAGAACGTGCCATTAAAAGAGCGTCAGATAAGAGCCAAGGCGACTACAAGGAAGTAATCTTTGAAGGATATGCACAACATGGTATCGCCATACTTGTAGAAACCGCTACAGATAACAACACACGTACGGTGGCAAATGTGAGAGCTGCTTTTAATAAATGTGACGGTAACCTAGGTACTTCTGGATCTGTAGTATTTATGTTTGACCACACTTGTACCTTCCGCGTGAATGCAGAGGGACAAGATGTAGAAGAGATAGAACTTGAGTTTATAGACTTTGGTGCCGAAGAAGTTTTTGAAGACGAAGACGGGATACATATCTATGCGCCTTTCGAAAGCTACGGAGCGATACAAAGCGCCCTTGAAGAAAAAGGGATTGAGATCTTAGAATCTGGTTTTGACCGTATACCACAAGTAACGAAGCAACTTACTCCAGAGGAAGAGGCAGACGTAAACAAGCTTATCGATAAGCTTGATGAAGATGATGATGTGCAGAATGTATTCTCTACTATGCAAGCAAATGCGGAGGAAGAGGAATAA
- a CDS encoding TlpA family protein disulfide reductase — MKNIYTILLLLALLSCSEKKLSTPYEPLVTNKDAIEKRNEVFIKVHDSVDSFFTNLTLDEMQAMPDILYLGKKENKSSITIPTDTTVYIIGGDPFISIFYKLEIDKGDSILIDVENLKVNSSKQVQYPVFTHLNSDKPWSETNFDYLLFKQNLNSEAIVIDEDKFQNKEFSIKQIHENSNLLLDSLKAINSISDEFYRSTKLDQQLKYATSKVREARKQHLQLDIDTLDIKINSEELFERNEYVSFLKALVLYKYFQTDKRVSNTVQFDVVTKETKLFNQSTKEMLLSAYLKSIYFLEKSKFDNYLEKFYTLNTSNKLEDKWKTIVENQQENIEKLDINDRTIGVLSNLVNDNQLTFEEILLREKGKIVLVDFWASWCAPCRKEMPFLEDLKTRFDKTEFEIIQISIDKEYAAWLRASTLENLSTEENNYIIANWKKSKLYNNYNIKTIPRYLLFDKFGKIIDDNAPRPSDNELASLIIANL, encoded by the coding sequence ATGAAAAATATATACACAATACTTTTACTTCTTGCACTTCTAAGTTGTTCCGAAAAAAAGTTAAGCACTCCCTACGAGCCTCTAGTCACCAATAAAGATGCAATTGAAAAGAGAAATGAGGTATTTATAAAAGTACATGACAGTGTGGATTCTTTCTTTACAAATTTAACGCTGGATGAGATGCAAGCTATGCCTGACATTTTATACCTAGGCAAAAAGGAGAATAAGTCATCTATAACAATTCCTACAGACACTACAGTTTATATAATAGGTGGAGACCCTTTCATTTCAATATTTTACAAACTTGAAATTGATAAAGGCGACAGCATTTTAATTGACGTGGAAAACTTAAAAGTCAACTCCTCTAAGCAAGTTCAATATCCAGTCTTTACACACTTAAATAGTGATAAACCATGGAGCGAAACTAACTTTGATTATCTTCTGTTCAAGCAAAATCTAAATAGTGAGGCAATCGTAATCGACGAAGATAAATTTCAAAACAAAGAGTTCTCAATAAAACAAATACATGAAAACTCAAACTTGCTATTGGATAGTCTAAAAGCTATTAATAGTATCTCAGATGAGTTCTACAGAAGTACAAAGCTTGACCAGCAACTTAAGTACGCAACATCGAAAGTAAGAGAAGCTAGAAAGCAGCATTTACAATTGGATATTGATACTTTAGATATAAAAATAAATAGTGAAGAATTATTTGAACGCAATGAATACGTAAGTTTTTTAAAAGCTTTGGTGTTATATAAATATTTTCAAACCGATAAAAGAGTTTCAAACACTGTACAATTTGATGTTGTTACTAAAGAAACAAAGCTATTTAATCAGTCAACAAAAGAAATGTTACTAAGCGCTTATCTTAAAAGCATTTATTTTTTAGAAAAATCAAAGTTTGACAATTATTTAGAAAAGTTTTACACTTTAAATACTAGCAATAAGTTGGAAGACAAATGGAAGACAATTGTCGAAAATCAACAAGAAAACATTGAGAAATTAGACATAAATGATCGTACTATTGGGGTTTTATCAAATTTAGTAAATGACAACCAATTGACATTTGAGGAGATTCTTTTAAGAGAAAAAGGAAAAATAGTGCTAGTTGATTTTTGGGCAAGTTGGTGTGCACCTTGTAGAAAAGAAATGCCATTTTTAGAAGATTTAAAAACAAGATTTGATAAAACAGAATTTGAAATTATTCAAATTTCAATTGACAAAGAATACGCAGCTTGGCTTCGAGCAAGTACATTAGAAAATCTATCAACTGAAGAGAATAATTATATAATTGCCAACTGGAAAAAGTCAAAACTATATAATAATTACAATATAAAGACAATACCACGGTATCTGCTTTTTGATAAATTTGGAAAAATCATTGATGACAATGCCCCAAGACCAAGTGATAATGAACTTGCATCCTTGATTATAGCTAACTTATAA
- a CDS encoding 2,3,4,5-tetrahydropyridine-2,6-dicarboxylate N-succinyltransferase, with the protein MTQLRNIIEEAWEDRSLLTNPVTINAIREVVDMLDRGTLRVAEPTEDGWQVNEWVKKAVVLYFPIQKMETLEAGIFEYHDKIPLKRDFANRGIRVVPNAVARHGAYISKGVILMPSYVNIGAYVDEGTMVDTWATVGSCAQIGKNVHLSGGVGIGGVLEPLQASPVIIEDGAFIGSRCIVVEGVHVEKEAVLGANVVLTMSTKIIDVTGDEPVEMKGRVPARSVVIPGSYTKKFAAGEYQVPCALIIGKRKESTNKKTSLNDALREYDVAV; encoded by the coding sequence ATGACACAACTTAGAAACATCATCGAAGAGGCTTGGGAGGATCGCTCGCTCCTTACTAATCCAGTAACAATAAATGCTATACGTGAGGTAGTAGACATGCTAGACCGTGGTACGCTACGCGTTGCAGAACCTACAGAAGACGGATGGCAAGTAAATGAGTGGGTAAAAAAGGCGGTTGTACTTTATTTCCCTATCCAAAAAATGGAAACTCTGGAAGCTGGAATCTTTGAATATCACGATAAAATTCCATTAAAGAGAGACTTTGCAAATCGCGGTATTCGTGTAGTGCCTAATGCTGTTGCACGTCACGGAGCTTATATCTCTAAAGGGGTAATCTTGATGCCAAGTTATGTAAACATAGGAGCTTATGTAGATGAGGGAACTATGGTTGATACATGGGCAACCGTAGGAAGCTGCGCACAAATAGGTAAAAACGTACACCTAAGTGGTGGTGTAGGTATAGGTGGTGTTCTAGAACCACTACAAGCATCTCCAGTAATTATAGAAGATGGTGCTTTTATAGGATCTAGATGTATTGTTGTAGAAGGTGTACACGTTGAGAAAGAAGCTGTCTTAGGCGCAAACGTAGTACTTACAATGAGCACAAAAATTATTGACGTTACTGGTGATGAGCCTGTAGAAATGAAAGGACGCGTACCTGCAAGATCTGTAGTAATCCCTGGAAGTTATACTAAGAAATTTGCTGCAGGAGAGTACCAAGTTCCTTGTGCACTAATTATAGGTAAACGTAAAGAGAGCACTAACAAAAAGACGTCTCTTAATGATGCCTTAAGAGAGTACGACGTAGCAGTTTAA